Below is a window of Georgenia soli DNA.
ACCGCGAGCGCGATCCCGCCGCCCTGGCTGACGCCCGCGACCGCGACGCGTGCCGGGTCGACGCCCTCGAGGGTCCGGACGGCGTCGACCGCCCGGACGCCGTCGGTGAAGACGCGGCGGTAGTAGTGCTCGGCCGGGTCGGCCAGCCCGCGGGTGAGGAACCCCGGGAAGGCGGGCCCGGACCCGACGGGGTCCGGGGTGTCCCCGCCGGCGCCCCACGCGCTGCCCTGGCCGCGGGTGTCCATGACGAGGTGGACGTAGCCCGCGCTCGCCCACGCGAGCCGCTCGTGCGGGAGCCCGCGGCCGCCGCCGTAGCCCAGGTACTCCACCACGGCCGGCAGCGGGCCGGCCTGCCCGGCCGGACGGGTCAGCCACCCGCGCACCGGGTGCCCGCCGAACCCGGCGAAGGTGACGTCGTACGTCTCGACGAGCGTCAGCCCGGTGTCGACCCGGGCGAGCCGCACGTCCACCTCTGCCGTGCGCGCCTCCGCCAGGGTCCGGGCCCAGAACTCGTCGAAGTCGACCGGCTCCGGCACGTCCGGCCGGTAGGTCTCGAGCTCGGCGAGGGGCAGGTCGTAGAGGGGCATGGGCTCTCCGGGAGGCGTGCTGGACGACGTCGTTGCGCGGGCCGATCGGCCCGGCGCCCATCCTGCCAGTGCCGTTACATTTTTGTGACACGCCGTCGCTAAAGTTGACGTCAGCGACGTCCCCGTTCTCGGCGTCGACCATCCCCCTGACCACGAAGGGCCCCCATGTCTTCGCCCATCCCCCCGCCCCCCGCCGGAAGCCAGCCGTCCTACGGCCCGCCGAACGGCGACCAGCAGAATCCGTACGCCGCCGAGGCCGGTGCCCCCGCCGGTCAGGGCCCCTACGGCCAGGCGCCGTTCGCCCAGCCGGCCGACCCGGGCCAGGCCCCCTACGGCCAGCCGGCCGACTACGGGCAGGCTCCGTACGGCCAGGCCCCCTACGGCCAGGCGCCGGGCCAGCCGTACGGGCAGTCCTACGGCGGACCGTCCTACCCCGGTGGCCCGCGCCCCTCGAGCGGGCTGGCCATCGCCGCGCTCGTCGTCGGCGCGATCTCCCTCATCGTCGCGTGGGTCCCGGTCATCAACATCGTCTCGATCATCGGCGGCATCGTCGCCGTCGTCCTGGGCGTCGTCGCGGTGCGCAAGGCGAGCCGGGGGGTCGCCGGCGGCAAGGGCATGGCCATCGCCGGCGCCGTGCTCGGCGGGGTCTCGCTGGTGGTCGCCATCATCATCAACGTCGTGCTCGGCAACGCCATCAGCGAGGCCGTCGACGCCGCGGAGAGCGCCGCTCCCGCCGTCGCCCCCTCGCCCTCCCCCGCGGATGCGGCCGACGAGCAGACCGTCGACACCGAGCAGCCCGCCGAGCCGGCCGACGCCGAGGCCCCGGCCGCCGCCGGAGGCCTCCTCCCGCTGGGCCAGCCCGCCGAGGTCGGTGACTACACCATCACCGTCACCGGCCTGAACCTCGACGCCGACGAAGCGATCGCGCAGGCCGACGAGTTCAACCCGCCGGCCGAGGGCCAGTACGTCATCGCCGACCTCTCCGTCGTCTACAACGGCACGGAGGAGGGCAACCCGTGGATGGACCTGTCCTACATCTTCACGGGCACCGACGCCGAGGAGTACGACGACGGCACCTGCATGGCGATCGAGGAGAACTCCGTCGTCAACGTGCCGACGCTGGCCACCGGCGACGGGGCCGACTACGAGGTCTGCATGGACGTGCCGGCCGACGCCATCGAGGGCGGGACCTTCTCGGTCGGGCCGTTCCTCTCCTTCGACGCCTCCGAGCGGGCCACCTGGGCGATCAACTGACCCGACCAGGGCCCCGCAGGGCCGTCGACCGAGGCGCCGGAGGACTTCCTCCGGCGCCTCGCTCGTCCTCTCCGCCGTCGTGGCCCCGGGGCGGTCGGGATCTTGGGCGGATCCGCGCCGACGGCGGACGGGTGCGTGCTGCGCCAGCGCGAGACCGTGCGTGCCCGCGCCTCAGCGGGCGCCCGCCTCCAGGTACCTCTTCAGGTCGAGCCAGTTCCGCCGCTCCCAGCCCAGGCCGACCAGAGCGAGAACAGGGGTCAGCACCCGCGTGGGCCCGAGGAGGCGCATGTCCCAGTCCCACCGCAGCAGCGTGCCCGCGCCCGTCTCACGGAAGGTCAGCGTGCCGTCCACCCTCATCGAGGAGGAGCGAATGTCGTTGCGGAGCCGGTGCGGCCGGTCGTACTCCAGGATCTCGACCGTCATCGTTCCCCGGGCCCCTGTGCCCCTCGGCGTGGCCGCGAAGCGGGCGCCCGCCGCCACGGGTCCGTCCGTGAGCTTCTCCGCGCGGACGAGGCGCGGGTTGTAGAGCGGCTCGTTCCGCCCGTCCGCGACCAGGTCGAACACCTCCTCGACCGGCGCGGCGATCGTGACGTCTCCCGTGATGCGCACCATCGCGCTGCTCCCTCCCTCTGCCGGCGGAGCCCACGGCCGGCCGCCGGCGGGCGCGGGCCGCTGTCAGACGCCGCCGCCTCCACCGTGAGACGCCGAGCTGGTGGCCGCGATGATGGCGGCGTTCATGCTGTCGATGGCCCGCCGCACCGACCTTCCTGCCCAGTCGCCCTCGGCGATCTGCCTGGCTCGTGCCTTCAGCTCGCGCTTCTGCAGCCCCAGGGTCGCCGGGTCGATCACCTTGTGCACCGCGTTCAGGGCTAGCAGCAGGGAGATCAGCGCGGCGGTGCGCTCGTCGGCGGTCGTGCCGTTCTGCAGGGCCTGCGCGAGGCCGGCGCGGACCTCCGACTCGTGACGCACGTCCTCGGTGGGCCAGCGCTCTGTCGGGATGAGGCCGAGGATCCGCCCCTCCTCGGCGCGGAGGAGACCGGCCGCGACGAGGCGCTCGTACAGCCGGTCCCGTACGTGCTTGCCGAGCTTCGTGACCACGCTCTCGGGTTTCTTCCCCTCCCTGGCGACGACGACGGCCAGGGCGTCGTCGAGGACGTCGTCGCCCGTGGGGCCGGGGTCCCGGACGGTGAGGCGTCCCTCGTGGACGCGCTCGTCCGGGCCGGCGACGTCGACACGTTCGCGCAGCGCGAGCTCGACGAGCAGCGCGCCGCCGAGGGCGATGTCCGCCTCGGCGCCGGAGACCAGGAGCTTCCCCGTGCTGTCGTCCGTGACTGCGAGCAGGACGTCCTCTGCGACGAGCATTCTTCAGGGTATCCAGCCCCTGCGCTGCCGGGGCTGAGATCGCGGCCGAGCCTGCAGGAGTCGGCCGCCGAGCTCAGTTCAGCGGCGCCCGGCGCCGAGTCGGACGTGGTCGGGGCTCAGATCGGCGAGCCCGCATCCCCTCCGGCTGCGGGCAGCGATTCCGCCTCATTGCCCCAGGCCGCGGGCCGGCGGGGCGATGACCTCGCACGGTGCCGCTGCACGAGCCAGCCGAAGGTCCGTCGTCACGAGGGGCACACCGCGTTCTGCCGCGAGCGCGACGTAGAGGCCGTCGAGCACGCGCAGTCGCTCACGGAGCTCGAACGCGGCCCTGAGGTGAGCGCCGGTCGGCGGGACGAGCACCTGCGGCAACGACGCGATGGCCGCCAGGGCATCAGCCGCAGCCGGCGTTGTGAGTACGCCAGCACGTTCGAGCCGCGCCACAGCAGACAACACCTCGGCGGGCTGGTGGGCCGGCGCGATCACCTCGTGGCCCTCCATCTGGCCCGCCGCCCACACACCGTGACGTTGGTCGGCAACGATCTCGACGAGCGCGGAGGCGTCCAGGACAATCACGCGCCGAACTCCTCACGCACATCGTCCATCAGGTTCTCGATGTCGACCTGTCGCTCGGCACGTGGCGGCCTGGCGCGTTCGCGCGCCACCCAGTCGGAGATGTCGGAGGTTCGCAGAGCGCGCTCGACCGCCTCCTGCGTCAGCGCCGACAGCGAGATACCGCGTTCTCTCGCGCGACGGTAGAGCTCGTCGGGCAGATAGACGCTCACCTTGGGCATGCCCCCAATGTATCCCCATCAGGTGTCATGAAATACCCCCATCGCTCTCCACGGCCTCGTCGTCGGAGACGCGGCAGCCCCCGGCCGAACGGCCGGGGGCTGCTGCAGGGGGTGGGGTCGTCAGATCCCGAGCGCGCTCTGGATCGGCCCGAGGGCGAAGTAGATGACAAAGAGCACCGCGACGATCCACATGAGCCAGTGGACCTTGCGCGCCCCGCCCTTCCGGGCGGCGGAGAGCACGACGTAGGCGATGAAGCCCGCGCCGATGCCCACGGTGATGGAGTACGCGAAGGGCATGAGGATGATCGTCAGGAACGCGGGGATCGCGATGGCGGCGTCGCGCCACGGGATGTCCGTCACCTGCATCATCATCAGGAAGCCGACGATCACCAGCGCCGGGGTGGCCGCCTCGTAGGGCACGAACGCGGTGAGCGGGGAGAGGAACGTCGCCAGCAGGAACGCGATGCCGGTGACGATCGAGGCGAGACCGGTGCGGGCGCCGTCGCCGACGCCCGTGGCCGACTCGATGTAGCTGGTGTTGGAGGAGACGCCGGCGGCGCCGCCGGCGGCCGCGGCGATGGAGTCGACGACCAGGATGGCGCGGGTCCGCGGCGGGTTGCCCTCCTCGTCGAGCAGGTTCCCCTCGGCGCCGATGGCGACCATCGTGCCCATGGTGTCGAAGAAGTCGGCCAGCATGATGGAGAAGACGAGCAGGATCGCGGCGATCGGGCCGAGCTTCTCGAAGGCGCCGAAGAGCGAGAAGTCGCCGAGGGTGCTGAAGTCCGGCGCCTGCACGGGCGAGCCGGAGAGTGCCGGGACGGTCAGCGCCCAGCCGCCGACGTTCTTGTCCGGGTCGGCGGCGCCGACCTTGGCGACGGCCTCGACGATCGCGGCCAGCACCGCGGCCACGACGATGCCGATGAGGATGGCGCCGCGCACGCCCTTGACCATGAGGAAGGCGATGGTGAAGAGGCCGACGACGAACACCAGCGCCGGCCAGCCGATGAGGGAGCCGTTGACGCCGAGCTGCAGCGGGGTGCCGCCGGGTCGGACGATGCCGGCGTTGACCAGGCCGACGAGGGCGATGAACAGGCCGATGCCGACGGAGATGGCGACCTTGAGCGCGTGGGGGACGGCCTTGAAGACGGCCTCGCGCAGGCCGGTGAGGACGAGGATCAGGATGACGAGACCCTCGAGGACCACCAGGCCCATGGCGTCGCCCCACGTCATGCCGGGCAGGTTGACGAGGGTGAAGGCGAGCAGTGCGTTGATGCCCATGCCGGCGGCCAGCGCGAGCGGGTAGTTCGCGACGGCGCCCATGAGGATCGTCATGATGCCGGCGACCAGCGCGGTGCCCGCGGCGACGGCCGGCAGGTTCGGGGCCGAGCCGCCGCCCAGGAACGCGCCGGTGGAGTCCGGCGTGGACAGGATCAGCGGGTTGACCACGAGGATGTAGGACATTGCGAAGAACGTGACGAGCCCGCCACGGATCTCGCGTCCCACGGTCGAGCCGCGCTCGGTGATCTTGAAGGTCCGCTCGAGCCAGCTGTCAGAAACCCTGGGTGGCGCGCTCTGCGCAGAAGTGCTCACGGGGCGGATTGTGACAGACCGTCAGCAGCACGGGAACCAATATCTCGCCGTAGACGTTGACGAAAATCACGTCCGCCTCGGGCGCCCCCGCAGGGGTCAGCCGACGGTGTTCTCGGACAGCCCGTAGTTCAGGTCGATCCACGGGAAGACCCAGGTGAACAGCACGCCGACGATGGCGAGGGCCAGGACGAGCGCCTCGATCACCTTGAGCCAGCGCGGCCCGGGCAGGAGCCGCCAGATCGCTGCGTACATCAGCTCACCTCCAGGAGCTCGGCGGGCATGCCCTCGCTGCGCGGGACCCAGCCGACCAGTTCTGCGTGGGTGATCCAGCGGTCCTCGATGCCCCACAGCGGGTGGCAGGTGGTGAGGGTGAGCAGCCGTTGGGTCGGCTGGGCCTCGGGTTGGCGCGGCACCGGTGCGATGACGTCGATCTCGGTCCGGTGGACGATGTAGTCGTCGAAGACCTCGTAGACGAGCCAGGCCTCGGCGGTCTCGACGACGATGCGGTCGCCGTGCTGGAGCTTGTCGACGTGCCGGAACGCCGCCCCGTAGGACATGCGGTGCGCGGCGGTGGCGAAGTTGCCGACGGCGCCCGGCATCGCCGTCTCCGGGTAGTGCCCCACGGCGCCGGTGTTGAGGACGTCCCACATCCCAACCCCGTGAACGATCGGCACCTGGTAATCGGCGCCCCAACGCGGAACGCGAAGGGTGGCGAAACCTTCGCCTTCGGCCACCGGCTCCATCACCGGCGGGTCGTCGGTGCGGAGCTCTGCCTCCTGCTCCACCACCGGCTGCTGGAAGCGCTCCTGGATCTCCGACACCGCGGAGGCCTGATCATCCCGCACCGCCACGTCGGTCCAGAAAACCTGCCAGACGACGAAGAGACCGACCAGGAGCCCTGCGGTCAGCAGGAGCTCGCCGATCACGCCCGCAATTCGCGTCCCGACGCTGGGGCGGCGTGGCCGGTCAGCGTTGCGCCGTTCGGCACGCCGGCCGGGGGCCCCGGATGTGGCATCGAGGATGTCAGTACCCACGGGGTCGGACGGGCTCACATGAAGAGCGCGGCAACCAGCACCACGGTGGCGACGATCATCACACCAAGGGCGACGTACTCCACCCGTCGCCAGTAGCGCTGGCGTTCGCTGTACGACATCTTCTTGCGGGCCATGTCGGCATCCTCCCAGACGGCAGAGCGTCACTGCCACGAGAACCTACCTGCTGACGAGGTAGACCTCAGGTTTTCGGGGATCCCTGTCACGAATTGCGCAAGGTGCCCATGCTCCCGCCTCTGGCTTCGGACTCCGATTATGGGAGACTGGCGCAGGCTATTGACCAAACGGGGGACGTCCGTGGAACTGAACGAGTACATCAGCATCCTGCGCAAGCGATGGATCAGCGTGGCGATCATCGCTCTGGCCACGCTCGCCGCAACCGCGGCGGTCACCCTGCTGATGACGCCCAAGTACAGCGCGTCCAACCGCATGTTCTTCGCTGTGGAGGCGGGAGACTCCGTCTCCGACCTGGCACAGGGGTCTACCTTCACCGAGCGCCAGATGACCTCCTACGCGGAAGTCGCCACCTCGCCGCTCGTCCTCGAACCGGTCATCGAGGACCTCGGCCTGAGCGTCACAACCGCCGGCCTCGCCGATGCCCTGACCGTCACGGTCCCCCCGGAGACTGTCATCCTCGAGATCACGGCGACCGACCAGAACCCAGAACTGGCCGCCGAGATCGCGAACGCCGTCGCCGAGGAGCTGACGGTAGCCGTCGGAGACCTCTCCCCGGCACGTCAGGACGGCACCGAGGCCGTCCGCGCGACGGTCACGAGCCCCGCAGTTGCCCCTACCGAGCCCTCCTCACCCAACGTCACCCGCAACCTCGCGCTCGGGCTGGTGCTCGGCCTCATGCTCGGCGTCGGCGTCGCTCTCCTGCGGGAGATGCTCGACACCAAGGTGCGCAACGAGCGGGACATCAACACGGTCACGGAGACATCAGTGATCGGCACCGTCGGATTCGATCCCGCGGGCGTCGAGCAGCCCGTCTTCATGTACGACGACCCCACCGGGCAGCGCGCCGAGGCTGTCCGCCGACTGCGCACCAACCTGCAGTTCGTCGACCTTGCCGACCGTCCCGGCTCGATCGTGGTCACCTCCTCCGTGCCGGGCGAGGGAAAGTCGACGACGGCGATCAACCTCGCCGTCGCGCTCGCTGACTCGGGTGCTCGCGTGGTCCTCGTCGACGCGGACCTGCGCCGGCCCTCCATCGCTGACTACATGGGTCTCGAGGGTCGCGTCGGACTGACCACCGTGCTCATCGGCCGCGCCGAGATCGGGGACGTCGTCCATCCCTGGCGCGACACCTCGCTCGACATCCTCCCGTCGGGGCAGATCCCGCCGAACCCGAGCGAACTGCTGGGCTCCCGAGCGATGGCGACGCTGCTCGGAACACTCACGCAGTCCTACGACATGGTCCTCATCGACAGCCCGCCGTTGCTGCCGGTGACCGACGCCGCGGTGCTGACCAAGCTCGCGGGCGGCGCCCTGGTGGTGGCCGGTGCGGATCGCATCCACAAGGCCCAGCTGGCCGAGTCCCTGGACAACCTGGAGAACGTCGACGCCCGCGTGCTGGGCATCGTGCTCAACAAGGTCGAGCAGAAGGGCCGCGACGGGTACGAGTACACCTACGAGTCGTACTCCGCCGTCGACAGTTCCGGTCAGCCGGTCCCGCGCCCCGACCGTCGCCTCGCGCCGGGCTCCCGTACCGCGACGTGGCCGGGGAAGCCGCTCGCGGCCCACAGCCGTCGTTCCTAGCTTCGCAACGCGACCGTCCTCGGGGGTGGCAGCGGCTTCTTCGATCTGCTGCTACGGCAGAAAAATCTGCGAGCACAGCAGTTCCGCGTCGTGCTCCACGCACGCGATGCCGAGGCGAGTCCACCGGCCGTCGACGATGTTGTTGCGGTGCCCGGGCGACCCCATCCAGGCGTCGACCACCTCGTGCGGCGGCGCGGCACTGTCGACGAGGTTCTCCGCGGCTCGGTTCGTCCCGCAGGCCTCGAGTACCGGCTTCAACGGGGCGTGCTCCAACTCCTGCCCCACGAGGGCTCCTGCCCGGTCCAACGCCGCCTGCTCGCCACATGCTGACGGTGTGAGAGGCTCTAGCCCTTCGGCGACTCTAGCTTCGTTGGTGGAGTGAAAGAGCTCGTCGGCGTAGCGAGATGCCTCGGGCAGCGCTCCGGCCGCCGTCTGAGAGTCGGGGCTTGTCTCCGGCGACACCGCGTTCTCGGGGCCAGTCCCGCACGCGCTGACCGCAACGAGCAGCGCACCGAGTGCGGCCGATGTCCGATAGCCGATCCTCACCGGGGTCCTCCCGTTCTCGCGATGACGAGGCCCCTGCGAGAGTCTCTCGCAGGGGCCTCGTCGAGGCGGCGGGGTCGCGCCGCAGGGTGTCTCAGGCCTGCTGACGGCGGGCGAACACGAGCACGCCGGCGCCGGCGGCCAGGAGCGCGGCGGCTCCGATGACCAGCGGGGTGCTGGAGCTACCGGTGTCGGGCAGCTGGCCGCCCCCGGCAGCGGCGTCGTCGTCACCGGCAGCGTCGTCGTCGGCAGGGTCGCCCACGACGATCTCGTGCTCGAGAACAACCTCGCCGGCCGCGTTCGTGCCGGTGACCTCGTAGACGGCCTCCTCGTGCAGGGTCACGTCGAAGACCGCGACGCCGTTGCCGTCCGTGTCGTTCTCGTCGTACGCCTCACCGGCGATCTCGATGGCGGAGTTCGGAACGCGCGCCGACGCGATGCGGAGGCCGAAGTAGGCGTTCTCGTTCGGTCCCTCGAGCG
It encodes the following:
- a CDS encoding polysaccharide biosynthesis tyrosine autokinase, yielding MELNEYISILRKRWISVAIIALATLAATAAVTLLMTPKYSASNRMFFAVEAGDSVSDLAQGSTFTERQMTSYAEVATSPLVLEPVIEDLGLSVTTAGLADALTVTVPPETVILEITATDQNPELAAEIANAVAEELTVAVGDLSPARQDGTEAVRATVTSPAVAPTEPSSPNVTRNLALGLVLGLMLGVGVALLREMLDTKVRNERDINTVTETSVIGTVGFDPAGVEQPVFMYDDPTGQRAEAVRRLRTNLQFVDLADRPGSIVVTSSVPGEGKSTTAINLAVALADSGARVVLVDADLRRPSIADYMGLEGRVGLTTVLIGRAEIGDVVHPWRDTSLDILPSGQIPPNPSELLGSRAMATLLGTLTQSYDMVLIDSPPLLPVTDAAVLTKLAGGALVVAGADRIHKAQLAESLDNLENVDARVLGIVLNKVEQKGRDGYEYTYESYSAVDSSGQPVPRPDRRLAPGSRTATWPGKPLAAHSRRS
- a CDS encoding GOLPH3/VPS74 family protein — encoded protein: MLVAEDVLLAVTDDSTGKLLVSGAEADIALGGALLVELALRERVDVAGPDERVHEGRLTVRDPGPTGDDVLDDALAVVVAREGKKPESVVTKLGKHVRDRLYERLVAAGLLRAEEGRILGLIPTERWPTEDVRHESEVRAGLAQALQNGTTADERTAALISLLLALNAVHKVIDPATLGLQKRELKARARQIAEGDWAGRSVRRAIDSMNAAIIAATSSASHGGGGGV
- a CDS encoding type II toxin-antitoxin system CcdA family antitoxin, whose translation is MPKVSVYLPDELYRRARERGISLSALTQEAVERALRTSDISDWVARERARPPRAERQVDIENLMDDVREEFGA
- a CDS encoding CAP domain-containing protein encodes the protein MRIGYRTSAALGALLVAVSACGTGPENAVSPETSPDSQTAAGALPEASRYADELFHSTNEARVAEGLEPLTPSACGEQAALDRAGALVGQELEHAPLKPVLEACGTNRAAENLVDSAAPPHEVVDAWMGSPGHRNNIVDGRWTRLGIACVEHDAELLCSQIFLP
- a CDS encoding DUF4190 domain-containing protein, translating into MSSPIPPPPAGSQPSYGPPNGDQQNPYAAEAGAPAGQGPYGQAPFAQPADPGQAPYGQPADYGQAPYGQAPYGQAPGQPYGQSYGGPSYPGGPRPSSGLAIAALVVGAISLIVAWVPVINIVSIIGGIVAVVLGVVAVRKASRGVAGGKGMAIAGAVLGGVSLVVAIIINVVLGNAISEAVDAAESAAPAVAPSPSPADAADEQTVDTEQPAEPADAEAPAAAGGLLPLGQPAEVGDYTITVTGLNLDADEAIAQADEFNPPAEGQYVIADLSVVYNGTEEGNPWMDLSYIFTGTDAEEYDDGTCMAIEENSVVNVPTLATGDGADYEVCMDVPADAIEGGTFSVGPFLSFDASERATWAIN
- a CDS encoding acetylxylan esterase codes for the protein MPLYDLPLAELETYRPDVPEPVDFDEFWARTLAEARTAEVDVRLARVDTGLTLVETYDVTFAGFGGHPVRGWLTRPAGQAGPLPAVVEYLGYGGGRGLPHERLAWASAGYVHLVMDTRGQGSAWGAGGDTPDPVGSGPAFPGFLTRGLADPAEHYYRRVFTDGVRAVDAVRTLEGVDPARVAVAGVSQGGGIALAVGGLVPDVAAVMPDVPFLCHIRRAVEITDARPYSEVSAYLAVHRWHVEQAFRTLSYIDGVAFARRAGAPALFSVALMDVTCPPSTVFAAYNHYGQPAGAADKDIVVYPFNGHEGGAAEQLGRQIRWLGARLGRAGEAADGPGRAGAVVPGR
- a CDS encoding class E sortase, with product MIGELLLTAGLLVGLFVVWQVFWTDVAVRDDQASAVSEIQERFQQPVVEQEAELRTDDPPVMEPVAEGEGFATLRVPRWGADYQVPIVHGVGMWDVLNTGAVGHYPETAMPGAVGNFATAAHRMSYGAAFRHVDKLQHGDRIVVETAEAWLVYEVFDDYIVHRTEIDVIAPVPRQPEAQPTQRLLTLTTCHPLWGIEDRWITHAELVGWVPRSEGMPAELLEVS
- a CDS encoding type II toxin-antitoxin system VapC family toxin; amino-acid sequence: MIVLDASALVEIVADQRHGVWAAGQMEGHEVIAPAHQPAEVLSAVARLERAGVLTTPAAADALAAIASLPQVLVPPTGAHLRAAFELRERLRVLDGLYVALAAERGVPLVTTDLRLARAAAPCEVIAPPARGLGQ
- a CDS encoding SRPBCC family protein; the protein is MVRITGDVTIAAPVEEVFDLVADGRNEPLYNPRLVRAEKLTDGPVAAGARFAATPRGTGARGTMTVEILEYDRPHRLRNDIRSSSMRVDGTLTFRETGAGTLLRWDWDMRLLGPTRVLTPVLALVGLGWERRNWLDLKRYLEAGAR
- a CDS encoding LPXTG cell wall anchor domain-containing protein is translated as MNRRVLSTAAAAAALVLAPTAAMAYTGDDDYEASVPGSVAQGVPFQVTLEGPNENAYFGLRIASARVPNSAIEIAGEAYDENDTDGNGVAVFDVTLHEEAVYEVTGTNAAGEVVLEHEIVVGDPADDDAAGDDDAAAGGGQLPDTGSSSTPLVIGAAALLAAGAGVLVFARRQQA
- a CDS encoding NCS2 family permease, with amino-acid sequence MSTSAQSAPPRVSDSWLERTFKITERGSTVGREIRGGLVTFFAMSYILVVNPLILSTPDSTGAFLGGGSAPNLPAVAAGTALVAGIMTILMGAVANYPLALAAGMGINALLAFTLVNLPGMTWGDAMGLVVLEGLVILILVLTGLREAVFKAVPHALKVAISVGIGLFIALVGLVNAGIVRPGGTPLQLGVNGSLIGWPALVFVVGLFTIAFLMVKGVRGAILIGIVVAAVLAAIVEAVAKVGAADPDKNVGGWALTVPALSGSPVQAPDFSTLGDFSLFGAFEKLGPIAAILLVFSIMLADFFDTMGTMVAIGAEGNLLDEEGNPPRTRAILVVDSIAAAAGGAAGVSSNTSYIESATGVGDGARTGLASIVTGIAFLLATFLSPLTAFVPYEAATPALVIVGFLMMMQVTDIPWRDAAIAIPAFLTIILMPFAYSITVGIGAGFIAYVVLSAARKGGARKVHWLMWIVAVLFVIYFALGPIQSALGI